A window of the Bdellovibrio sp. ZAP7 genome harbors these coding sequences:
- a CDS encoding DUF924 family protein, which produces MDTTALEILKFWFEETEPRLWFAKDQDFDSLIRQRFSDIYAKAENCELYLWRKNPRGRLAEIIILDQFSRNMFRDTPRAFKNDTLALALAQTAVASGDDQKLKLQERAFIYLPYMHSESEAIHHEAMRLFSQQGLENNLEFELAHKSIIDRFGRYPYRNEILGRESTREELEFLKMPGSSF; this is translated from the coding sequence ATGGACACAACAGCTTTAGAAATTTTGAAATTTTGGTTTGAAGAAACAGAACCCCGCCTGTGGTTTGCAAAGGATCAAGATTTTGACAGTCTGATCCGTCAGCGTTTTTCCGACATTTATGCCAAGGCGGAAAACTGTGAGCTGTACTTGTGGAGAAAAAATCCTCGCGGCCGTCTGGCAGAAATCATTATCCTGGATCAATTTTCCCGCAATATGTTCCGCGATACTCCGCGAGCTTTTAAGAATGATACTTTGGCTCTCGCTCTGGCTCAAACAGCCGTGGCCTCAGGGGATGATCAAAAACTAAAACTTCAAGAACGTGCCTTTATCTATTTACCGTACATGCATAGTGAATCAGAAGCGATTCACCACGAAGCCATGCGTCTTTTCTCGCAACAGGGCTTAGAAAATAATTTAGAGTTTGAGTTGGCTCATAAGAGCATCATTGATCGCTTTGGCCGATACCCTTACCGCAATGAGATCTTGGGAAGGGAATCGACCCGCGAGGAACTGGAATTCTTGAAAATGCCGGGCTCGAGCTTTTAA
- a CDS encoding URC4/urg3 family protein: MSNTNDQAIDVNFLLSPQAVRHCAEKILDLTIKDQTHFRYHPEKMPAVVDYVLQVIRENYPELNIPFHSRWGHFRAGNVDRTLWLKKRIQHLDPLEQARIKLDLVIPSVLLDAGAGNIWSFKEESTGKIFQRSEGLGIASFYLFIIGYLSDDLDEPLQATDLGLQTLSREALSKIFQVTERNPLVGVEGRLQLIQNLGRTVAEKKNIFPLGRPGSMVDYLKTKYGMKITGPQLLRAVLDGLGDIWPGRLQVDGVNLGDTWHYDKIPGGLACFHKLSQWMTYSLMEPLMEAGFELTDVDQLTGLAEYRNGGLLLDRGLISLKDPKLAEVSHSPDSEIIVEWRGLTVSLLDRIGQAVQKELHKNPADFPLAKVLEGGTWWAGRKAAKGLRPDGSPPLKIQSDGTVF, translated from the coding sequence ATGAGCAATACTAATGATCAAGCTATCGACGTGAATTTCTTGCTTTCCCCGCAAGCAGTTCGCCACTGTGCCGAAAAAATATTGGATTTAACCATCAAAGATCAAACCCACTTTCGCTACCATCCGGAAAAAATGCCTGCAGTTGTGGATTATGTTCTGCAGGTGATTCGCGAAAACTATCCGGAACTAAATATTCCGTTTCACTCTCGGTGGGGGCACTTCCGGGCAGGAAATGTGGATCGCACGTTGTGGTTGAAAAAGCGCATCCAACATCTAGATCCCTTAGAACAAGCGCGTATCAAACTTGATCTCGTTATTCCTTCGGTGTTGTTGGATGCGGGTGCGGGCAACATTTGGTCATTTAAAGAGGAAAGCACGGGAAAGATCTTCCAGCGCTCAGAGGGGCTGGGAATCGCCAGTTTCTATTTATTCATCATTGGTTATCTTTCCGATGATCTGGACGAACCGTTGCAAGCTACTGACTTGGGCTTACAAACATTAAGCCGCGAAGCTTTAAGCAAAATCTTTCAGGTTACGGAAAGAAATCCACTCGTGGGTGTCGAGGGACGCCTGCAACTGATTCAAAATCTGGGGCGTACAGTCGCCGAGAAAAAGAATATTTTCCCACTGGGTCGTCCTGGGAGCATGGTTGATTATCTAAAAACGAAATACGGCATGAAGATCACAGGTCCTCAGTTGCTTCGCGCAGTTCTGGATGGCTTGGGAGATATTTGGCCCGGCCGCTTGCAAGTAGATGGCGTGAATCTGGGAGACACTTGGCACTATGACAAAATTCCAGGGGGCCTTGCTTGCTTCCACAAGCTTTCTCAGTGGATGACTTACTCATTGATGGAGCCCTTGATGGAAGCTGGATTTGAACTAACGGACGTTGATCAACTAACGGGTCTTGCGGAGTATCGTAACGGCGGCCTGCTTTTAGATCGTGGATTGATTTCTTTGAAAGATCCTAAACTTGCTGAGGTCTCTCACTCCCCTGATTCTGAAATTATCGTGGAATGGCGCGGATTAACGGTCAGTCTCCTTGATCGTATCGGTCAGGCTGTTCAGAAAGAACTGCATAAGAATCCAGCGGATTTCCCTTTAGCAAAAGTCCTTGAGGGCGGCACTTGGTGGGCGGGCCGCAAAGCTGCCAAAGGGCTTCGTCCCGATGGCTCCCCTCCTTTGAAAATTCAAAGTGACGGGACTGTATTTTAA
- a CDS encoding cache domain-containing protein has protein sequence MNVRIWKGRSYRFKTLALLVAAIIPLWAIVLFYLMPLVRDNMYEDRRVMLRNTVDLASNTIEQYYKLFEEKKLTEDEAKAQALAAISKFRYSGKEYFWVNDFQPNVLMHPIKPELNGKDVGEMADPNGVHLFREFALMAQTPAAEGFVSYMWPKPGSPKPEPKISFVRQFKPWKWVVGTGVYVDDVETLVHTFRMKVMIGFGMASLLAFALFATFSNQLMKFLSRTVLDTSDASKQVKEASNMLSSAGQNVAQGSVESAAKIEDTLGAVRNLNEVVGANQERANQAAGLAQKSEEGAATGADEIRRLMESINAMSKISNEIASAMDIIDDIAFQTNLLALNAAVEAARAGEQGRGFAVVADAVRSLSLKSAEAAKEVKLVVTNNVNQTKISLDLAVKSDQVLSQIVSSVKKVSVLNQEIAATTRDQTDGIQSIYKSMEVLERQTQAFSAAAEETAATSEEMSAQASNLELMVNNIAVEVVGKKAA, from the coding sequence ATGAATGTACGTATTTGGAAAGGTCGCAGCTATCGGTTTAAGACATTGGCTTTGCTTGTCGCTGCCATTATTCCTCTTTGGGCGATCGTTCTGTTTTATTTGATGCCACTGGTGCGCGACAATATGTATGAAGATCGTCGCGTGATGTTACGCAATACTGTGGATCTTGCGTCGAATACGATCGAACAGTACTACAAACTTTTTGAAGAAAAAAAGTTGACCGAAGATGAAGCGAAGGCTCAAGCTTTGGCGGCCATTTCTAAATTCCGTTATTCCGGCAAAGAGTACTTTTGGGTGAATGACTTTCAACCAAACGTTCTGATGCATCCGATTAAGCCTGAACTTAACGGTAAAGACGTGGGGGAAATGGCGGACCCGAATGGCGTACATTTGTTTCGTGAGTTTGCGTTGATGGCACAGACTCCGGCGGCAGAGGGGTTTGTCAGTTATATGTGGCCTAAGCCAGGTTCGCCAAAGCCAGAGCCTAAAATCAGTTTCGTTCGTCAGTTCAAACCGTGGAAATGGGTTGTTGGTACGGGTGTATATGTCGATGACGTGGAAACTTTGGTACACACTTTTCGCATGAAAGTGATGATTGGCTTTGGGATGGCGTCGCTTTTGGCCTTTGCTCTGTTTGCAACGTTCTCAAATCAGTTGATGAAATTTCTGTCGCGCACAGTACTCGACACCAGTGATGCGTCTAAGCAGGTGAAGGAAGCATCGAACATGCTTTCCAGTGCGGGACAAAATGTGGCCCAGGGTTCGGTGGAGTCCGCTGCAAAAATCGAAGACACACTGGGTGCCGTAAGAAACCTTAATGAAGTCGTCGGGGCAAATCAGGAACGCGCAAATCAGGCTGCTGGCCTGGCTCAGAAATCTGAAGAGGGCGCGGCGACAGGAGCCGATGAGATTCGTCGTTTGATGGAATCCATCAATGCCATGTCTAAGATCTCAAATGAAATCGCCTCGGCGATGGATATTATCGATGACATCGCCTTTCAAACGAATTTGCTGGCATTAAATGCGGCAGTGGAGGCCGCTCGTGCAGGAGAGCAGGGGCGTGGATTCGCAGTCGTGGCCGATGCCGTTCGCAGTCTTTCCCTGAAATCAGCAGAGGCTGCCAAGGAAGTTAAATTGGTTGTGACTAATAACGTAAATCAAACCAAGATCTCATTGGACCTCGCGGTGAAAAGCGATCAAGTGCTCAGCCAGATTGTTTCTTCGGTGAAGAAGGTGAGTGTACTCAATCAGGAGATCGCGGCGACGACTCGTGATCAAACTGATGGCATTCAATCAATTTATAAGTCCATGGAAGTATTAGAGCGTCAAACGCAAGCATTCTCGGCTGCTGCCGAGGAAACCGCTGCGACTTCTGAAGAGATGTCAGCCCAAGCAAGTAATCTTGAGTTGATGGTGAATAATATTGCGGTTGAAGTTGTAGGTAAAAAAGCTGCTTAA
- the upp gene encoding uracil phosphoribosyltransferase: MHARTKVINHPLLRHKLGYLRDRNTYSHEFREMVKEVTKILVYEAMKDWVHMEKIHIDTPIATATAYRISNPPIVVSVMRAGNGMLDAALSMIPFASTGFIGIYRDKFINNTVEYYFKMPQEVLGKEVLLCDPLIATADTIIAAIDRLKNYGVGRIKVLSILASEQGLEKIHHFHPDVEVLTLDIETEMNEAGYLVPGLGDAGDRLFQTK, translated from the coding sequence ATGCACGCACGCACCAAAGTTATCAATCATCCCCTTCTGCGCCATAAGCTTGGGTATTTACGCGATCGCAATACCTACTCTCACGAGTTTCGTGAAATGGTGAAAGAGGTCACCAAGATTTTAGTTTATGAAGCCATGAAAGACTGGGTTCATATGGAAAAAATCCATATCGACACTCCAATTGCAACGGCGACGGCTTATCGTATCAGCAACCCTCCCATTGTAGTTTCAGTGATGAGAGCCGGGAACGGAATGCTGGATGCCGCTTTAAGCATGATCCCTTTTGCCAGCACCGGCTTTATTGGTATTTACCGAGATAAATTCATCAATAATACGGTGGAGTACTACTTTAAAATGCCTCAGGAAGTTCTAGGCAAAGAAGTGCTTCTGTGTGACCCGTTGATTGCTACGGCAGACACCATTATCGCGGCCATTGACCGCCTAAAAAACTATGGAGTCGGCCGTATCAAAGTTTTATCGATTCTGGCAAGTGAACAGGGCCTTGAAAAGATCCATCATTTTCACCCTGATGTAGAAGTGTTGACTCTAGATATAGAAACAGAGATGAATGAAGCCGGCTATCTCGTCCCAGGCTTAGGCGACGCGGGAGACAGGCTCTTTCAAACCAAGTAG
- a CDS encoding MarR family winged helix-turn-helix transcriptional regulator: protein MSEEMQLHILFSKLTIDFETALEEFFQEYKLTTTRFVILNLLYNSPEGMTPTETAKAVGVTNATISAIISNLKQAGWIQPQQNAGDSRSYRIVLTETGLELMKKVLPVYNENISRLWSQFNSDEKRNLGNLMTRMSQLVGVMSKNI from the coding sequence ATGTCTGAAGAAATGCAGCTCCATATATTATTCAGTAAGTTAACGATCGATTTTGAGACGGCGTTGGAAGAGTTTTTTCAAGAATACAAACTGACGACTACACGTTTTGTGATTTTGAACCTTCTATATAATAGTCCGGAAGGGATGACTCCAACCGAGACAGCGAAGGCTGTGGGAGTAACGAACGCGACGATTTCGGCGATCATTTCAAATCTCAAGCAAGCCGGCTGGATCCAACCCCAACAAAATGCGGGGGACAGTCGTTCCTATCGCATCGTTTTAACGGAAACAGGACTCGAACTTATGAAGAAAGTCCTGCCGGTATACAACGAGAACATCAGTCGCTTGTGGTCCCAGTTTAATAGCGATGAGAAACGCAATTTAGGGAACCTAATGACCCGTATGAGCCAGCTGGTCGGGGTCATGAGCAAGAATATATAG
- the udk gene encoding uridine kinase: MNTQWQRPHIIGVAGGSGSGKTYFARELQNLLGKDHCSILYQDNYYHDQSARFDGDGGSVNFDHPESLDFALLAAGLRTLKQGKTLSVPLYDFVTHTRKVETESKEPTRIVLVDGILILHSPEVRAELDEAIYFDTPEFIRFERRLQRDVEERGRTPEGVRKQFDLQVRPMHNMFVEPSKEHAHRVIKDHEDYHRALAQVRLHLATKFNI; this comes from the coding sequence ATGAATACACAGTGGCAACGACCTCATATCATCGGAGTGGCTGGCGGCAGTGGCTCGGGCAAAACCTATTTTGCCCGTGAACTTCAAAACCTCTTGGGAAAAGATCATTGTTCAATCCTGTATCAGGACAACTATTACCATGACCAATCCGCGCGCTTTGATGGGGACGGTGGCTCTGTAAATTTCGATCATCCAGAAAGTTTAGATTTTGCTCTTTTGGCAGCGGGCCTTCGTACCCTCAAACAGGGTAAAACTCTTTCCGTTCCTCTTTATGACTTTGTCACTCACACTCGCAAAGTCGAAACTGAGTCCAAAGAACCAACAAGAATCGTTTTAGTTGATGGCATCTTAATTCTTCACTCACCAGAAGTGCGTGCAGAGTTAGACGAAGCCATCTACTTTGATACCCCCGAGTTCATTCGCTTTGAACGCCGCTTGCAACGCGATGTTGAAGAGCGTGGCCGCACTCCAGAAGGAGTGCGCAAACAGTTTGATCTTCAAGTCCGTCCTATGCACAATATGTTTGTCGAGCCTTCGAAAGAACACGCTCACCGAGTTATCAAGGATCACGAGGACTATCATCGTGCCTTAGCGCAAGTTCGCTTGCACCTCGCAACTAAATTCAATATTTGA
- a CDS encoding aldehyde dehydrogenase family protein, whose amino-acid sequence MSVKIPLQPIPVLNFISGHFKAGNGFKQNIHSPHNGALIGEVHHSTKDDVQHAVQAAVIAQKKWAATPIKERSKVLFNLRQVLLRDLDEIAHLKSSESGKTFLEGKAGLLKGIEVLEFATSLQNLDIGGKLEVSRGVTCEYRRQALGVVASITPFNFPAMVPFWTIPTALALGNAYIWKPSEKTPLTSLKIAEAMSEAGLPEGVFQVLQGGIETSQALIDDPDIQAIAFVGSTPVARQVYQRGTQLGKRVLALGGAKNHIVLLPDAQPEIAGPGISDSFTGCAGQRCMAAAVLLAVGDVEIHIQKILERARSLELGKDMGALINKSQIKFLNQQIQKAVQEGAKILLDGRNAVPPLGQENGNWMGPTILDHVSPDQDIAKLELFGPVLCIIRCKDISEAMGIENSSKMGNACSVFTSSGALAEKVISMASTGMVGVNVGVPVPREPFSFGGIQESKFGHGDITGVSSLDFWSNLKKVTVKWDQQHDNNWMS is encoded by the coding sequence ATGAGCGTTAAGATTCCTCTTCAGCCGATTCCGGTTTTGAACTTTATTTCTGGTCATTTCAAAGCAGGTAACGGATTTAAACAAAACATCCATTCCCCTCACAATGGGGCATTGATCGGCGAAGTCCATCACTCTACAAAAGACGATGTTCAGCACGCCGTGCAGGCCGCAGTCATTGCACAAAAAAAATGGGCTGCGACGCCAATCAAGGAGCGCAGCAAAGTTCTCTTTAACTTGAGACAGGTTTTATTGCGCGACCTTGATGAAATCGCACATCTGAAAAGCTCTGAATCCGGTAAAACTTTTCTTGAGGGTAAAGCCGGGCTTTTAAAAGGCATCGAAGTTTTGGAGTTTGCGACGTCTCTGCAAAATCTGGATATTGGTGGCAAACTTGAAGTCTCTCGCGGAGTGACTTGTGAATACCGCAGACAAGCTCTGGGCGTTGTAGCCAGCATCACTCCCTTTAACTTTCCTGCGATGGTTCCGTTCTGGACAATTCCCACGGCGCTGGCTTTAGGAAATGCCTATATCTGGAAACCTTCTGAAAAAACCCCTCTGACCTCTTTAAAGATTGCGGAAGCCATGTCTGAAGCCGGACTGCCTGAGGGAGTTTTTCAAGTTCTGCAAGGTGGTATTGAAACTTCACAAGCCTTGATCGACGATCCAGATATCCAAGCTATTGCATTTGTGGGATCCACCCCCGTGGCGCGCCAGGTTTATCAGCGCGGCACTCAACTGGGAAAACGTGTTCTTGCCCTGGGTGGAGCAAAAAACCACATCGTTCTTTTACCCGATGCTCAACCTGAAATTGCAGGCCCGGGAATTTCTGATTCCTTTACTGGCTGTGCAGGTCAACGCTGTATGGCTGCAGCTGTCTTATTGGCGGTCGGTGATGTGGAAATTCATATTCAAAAAATTCTGGAACGCGCCCGCTCTTTAGAGCTCGGTAAAGATATGGGAGCTTTGATTAATAAATCCCAGATAAAATTCTTAAATCAGCAAATTCAAAAAGCTGTTCAAGAGGGCGCTAAAATTTTATTGGATGGCCGAAACGCCGTTCCTCCCCTGGGGCAGGAAAATGGCAACTGGATGGGACCGACAATTTTAGATCATGTTTCTCCTGATCAAGATATTGCGAAGCTGGAACTTTTTGGCCCGGTTCTTTGTATCATTCGCTGCAAAGATATTTCTGAAGCGATGGGCATCGAAAACTCATCAAAAATGGGCAATGCTTGCTCCGTATTCACTTCTTCTGGGGCTTTGGCTGAAAAAGTCATTTCGATGGCATCCACAGGAATGGTGGGCGTAAATGTCGGGGTTCCGGTACCGCGCGAGCCATTTTCATTCGGAGGAATTCAGGAATCCAAATTTGGTCACGGCGATATCACGGGCGTTTCTTCTTTAGATTTCTGGTCAAACCTAAAAAAAGTCACCGTCAAATGGGACCAACAACACGACAATAATTGGATGTCATAA
- a CDS encoding DUF481 domain-containing protein translates to MVLLLIALASLIGMHNTTPNPAPLPLHIELDAGVLAVRGKNNTQSLNSNLDVQYDFGRNTLKVAGDFLNSSTEGVDSALHWTAGARYENEFIPASRVYLDYYSEADPFIGYVQRNNEGLGYQYAIHKDSTVFWWAELGYLHSDTNIVRQGDVYENKARFASGATWRFDKTWSLDGGLEYLFNLTYANEDLMSYEFALTNLINSKFAIRTAYIMRHMENPYQGSSYQGTTTLSLVATF, encoded by the coding sequence ATGGTTTTGCTACTCATTGCCCTCGCCTCACTGATCGGAATGCACAATACAACTCCGAACCCCGCCCCACTTCCGTTACATATCGAACTGGATGCTGGGGTTTTGGCAGTCCGTGGTAAGAACAACACTCAAAGCCTCAACTCCAATTTAGACGTTCAGTATGATTTTGGCCGAAATACCTTGAAAGTTGCAGGCGACTTTTTGAATTCATCCACTGAAGGAGTTGACTCGGCCCTGCATTGGACTGCCGGTGCAAGATACGAAAATGAGTTCATCCCCGCTTCTCGCGTCTACTTGGACTATTATTCTGAAGCCGATCCGTTTATTGGGTATGTTCAGCGCAATAACGAAGGCCTGGGGTATCAGTATGCGATTCATAAAGACTCCACTGTTTTTTGGTGGGCTGAACTGGGTTACCTACACAGTGACACCAATATCGTACGCCAAGGAGATGTCTATGAGAACAAAGCGCGCTTTGCTTCAGGAGCTACGTGGCGATTCGACAAGACTTGGTCTCTTGACGGTGGACTAGAATATCTATTCAACTTAACTTATGCGAATGAAGATCTGATGAGTTATGAGTTCGCCTTGACCAATTTGATCAACTCAAAATTTGCGATTCGCACCGCCTATATCATGCGCCATATGGAAAATCCCTATCAGGGATCCAGCTATCAAGGCACCACAACACTAAGTCTGGTTGCAACATTTTGA
- a CDS encoding GTP cyclohydrolase II, which translates to MHEPKRSPHVVLTSHSSHVFKESLPIHWGATTPMERGPIIGSLTDTKKRNAIGTHSGSYTVYRALSIAQKRYSTSHRPDLNNTQSPVKIGPFPSWQDPDKIVSLDPWGFDVPMHFKEAYACGYDVRPTIAVTQARLQIPEINEAIDKGRLKIDGKIITETRDIKVTKVAIEPVWYLPGIAKRLGVEEGDLRKILFQETGGMFPELVTRPDLKVMLPPIGSTTVYIFGETADLANPEIELTCRVHDECNGSDVFGSDICTCRPYLIYGIEDAVRTAQRGGVGLIAYYRKEGRALGEVTKFLVYNARKRQAGGDSAATYFHRTECVAGVEDARFQELMPDILNFFGITKIHNLHSMSNMKYDAIVKSGITVVNRISIPDNLIPADAQVEMEAKKAAGYFNPGAQKTAQELAMVQGRGIDEQY; encoded by the coding sequence ATGCACGAACCTAAAAGATCACCTCACGTCGTACTTACCTCGCACTCGAGTCACGTTTTCAAAGAAAGCTTACCGATCCATTGGGGTGCCACAACTCCGATGGAACGCGGGCCCATCATCGGTTCTTTGACGGATACAAAAAAAAGAAATGCCATCGGAACTCATAGCGGAAGTTACACAGTTTACCGTGCGCTTTCGATTGCGCAAAAACGTTATTCCACTTCCCACCGCCCGGATTTAAACAACACGCAAAGCCCGGTGAAAATCGGTCCTTTTCCGTCGTGGCAGGATCCTGACAAAATCGTGTCGCTGGATCCCTGGGGTTTTGACGTGCCGATGCATTTTAAGGAAGCATATGCCTGTGGCTATGATGTGCGCCCCACAATTGCGGTGACTCAGGCTCGCTTGCAAATTCCTGAAATTAACGAAGCGATCGACAAAGGCCGTCTAAAAATTGACGGTAAAATTATCACTGAAACACGCGACATCAAGGTCACGAAAGTGGCAATTGAACCCGTGTGGTACTTGCCCGGGATCGCAAAAAGATTAGGCGTTGAGGAAGGCGATCTTAGAAAAATTCTTTTCCAGGAAACAGGCGGCATGTTCCCGGAACTTGTCACTCGCCCAGATTTGAAAGTGATGCTGCCACCGATCGGCTCCACCACAGTTTATATTTTTGGTGAAACCGCAGACCTGGCAAATCCTGAAATCGAGCTCACTTGTCGTGTGCATGACGAATGTAACGGATCAGATGTGTTTGGTTCAGATATCTGTACCTGCCGCCCTTATTTGATTTATGGCATCGAAGATGCTGTTCGCACCGCTCAACGCGGAGGCGTGGGACTTATTGCATACTACCGCAAAGAAGGCCGCGCCCTCGGTGAGGTCACGAAATTCCTGGTGTACAATGCTCGTAAACGTCAAGCCGGAGGAGATTCCGCAGCGACCTACTTCCATCGCACCGAGTGTGTCGCCGGGGTTGAGGACGCGCGATTCCAAGAGTTGATGCCAGACATTTTGAATTTCTTTGGAATTACGAAAATTCACAATCTGCACTCGATGAGCAATATGAAATACGATGCCATCGTGAAAAGCGGCATCACGGTAGTGAACCGCATTTCTATTCCTGACAATTTAATTCCTGCCGACGCGCAGGTCGAAATGGAAGCAAAAAAGGCGGCCGGATATTTTAATCCCGGCGCTCAGAAAACAGCCCAGGAGCTGGCTATGGTTCAAGGAAGGGGGATCGATGAGCAATACTAA
- a CDS encoding DUF1904 domain-containing protein yields MPHLRFRGMKEEHISELSRSLVKDLAQSIETSEDNFSFELVQTQYFSKGNRGGAYPFVEVLWFQRSQEIQDKSAKIITEKIKKLCPQDDIAVVFVPLAKNSYYENGEHF; encoded by the coding sequence ATGCCTCACTTACGATTTCGCGGAATGAAAGAAGAACACATCTCAGAACTCAGCCGATCTCTGGTTAAAGATCTGGCCCAATCCATCGAAACTTCTGAAGATAATTTTTCCTTTGAACTCGTTCAGACTCAGTACTTTTCAAAAGGCAACCGCGGTGGAGCTTACCCCTTCGTTGAAGTTTTGTGGTTCCAACGCTCGCAAGAAATCCAAGATAAAAGTGCCAAGATCATCACAGAGAAAATTAAGAAGCTGTGTCCACAAGATGACATCGCAGTTGTCTTCGTACCACTAGCCAAAAACAGCTACTATGAAAACGGCGAGCATTTCTAG
- a CDS encoding DUF2127 domain-containing protein, with translation MRGLKLVAVFEAAKGGVVVLLGIGVANVHHIAHHLGLENSSYYTSVFIEIFNNLNDRDLWELVVLAMLYSVIRFIEAYGLCKERSWAEWLAIFSGGIYLPFEIIKIAEGYAWWKVVITAVNIMIVGYLISIKLRKNTIKAVTHKSAFHF, from the coding sequence ATGCGTGGATTGAAGTTAGTTGCCGTATTTGAAGCTGCCAAAGGAGGAGTCGTTGTCCTCCTGGGAATTGGCGTCGCGAATGTCCATCATATAGCGCATCACTTAGGACTCGAAAACAGCTCCTACTACACATCGGTTTTTATCGAAATTTTTAACAACTTAAATGATCGAGATCTTTGGGAGCTGGTGGTGCTGGCCATGTTATATTCGGTGATTCGTTTTATTGAGGCCTATGGATTGTGTAAGGAAAGATCCTGGGCCGAGTGGTTGGCGATTTTTTCTGGGGGAATTTATCTGCCGTTTGAGATAATCAAAATAGCCGAAGGTTATGCGTGGTGGAAAGTTGTCATCACAGCTGTAAATATCATGATCGTCGGCTATTTGATTTCAATTAAACTGCGAAAGAATACGATTAAAGCAGTGACTCACAAATCAGCATTTCACTTTTAA
- a CDS encoding APC family permease: MNQNSEMTRTLGFIPVLSLVIGTILGTGVFLKAAIMSQYLGNSMWVLIAYVVAGLLSLAGALTYAEIGILFPRAGGEYVYLKEAFGEMPAYLYGWQRFWVSAPGTIAAYAVGTATFAAPILNLDWMGGQKGFAVILIIVFSCLNCLNVQLNGRLASVMTFLKVAMLVFIIGGVIFLSKSGTQENLMASGTAFPGFSAFGAALLAALWAYDGWNNMPMVAGEIKNPSRNIPWGLGLGVLVILGLYALIHYCYFYALPFNEVLTANSKVNPQALPVAAKVAQSFMGPAGVLFLGIAMMFSAIGAMNASILTNARVPYAMAKDGLFATSMAKLHPKTESPYVAILVQAVFSVILAMSGSFDQLTDYVVFASWIFYALVTASVFKFRKTMPDAPRSYKTWGYPVVPVVFLILAVLLLINTLWTSPQESMWGLVIIMAGAPVYYIQKKYFTVLPQRATE; this comes from the coding sequence ATGAACCAAAATTCCGAAATGACCCGAACACTTGGCTTTATTCCCGTGTTATCTCTGGTCATCGGAACGATTCTGGGAACAGGGGTCTTTCTTAAAGCTGCAATCATGTCCCAATATCTGGGAAATTCCATGTGGGTTCTCATCGCCTATGTCGTGGCAGGCCTGCTGTCTTTGGCGGGGGCTTTGACTTACGCTGAGATCGGAATTCTTTTTCCACGCGCAGGTGGCGAATACGTGTATTTGAAAGAAGCTTTCGGGGAAATGCCCGCCTACCTTTACGGCTGGCAAAGATTCTGGGTCAGCGCTCCCGGCACAATCGCAGCCTATGCGGTGGGAACCGCAACCTTTGCAGCACCCATCTTGAACCTTGATTGGATGGGTGGTCAAAAGGGCTTTGCCGTCATCTTGATCATCGTGTTCTCCTGCTTGAATTGTTTGAACGTACAACTGAACGGCCGCCTGGCATCGGTTATGACTTTCTTAAAAGTCGCGATGCTGGTCTTTATTATCGGTGGCGTGATATTCCTGTCTAAATCAGGCACCCAAGAAAACTTGATGGCGTCGGGCACCGCCTTCCCGGGTTTCAGTGCTTTTGGTGCCGCATTGCTAGCGGCGCTATGGGCTTACGATGGCTGGAACAATATGCCGATGGTGGCCGGTGAAATTAAAAACCCCTCGCGCAACATCCCTTGGGGATTAGGCTTGGGAGTTTTAGTGATCCTGGGACTGTATGCCTTGATTCACTACTGCTATTTTTATGCTTTGCCTTTTAACGAAGTACTGACGGCAAATTCTAAAGTAAACCCTCAAGCTCTTCCCGTGGCGGCGAAAGTAGCACAAAGCTTTATGGGTCCCGCTGGAGTGCTGTTCTTAGGTATCGCGATGATGTTCTCGGCGATTGGTGCTATGAATGCTTCGATCTTAACGAACGCCCGTGTGCCTTATGCGATGGCGAAAGATGGTTTGTTTGCGACCTCTATGGCGAAGCTTCACCCTAAAACAGAATCACCTTACGTGGCGATTCTGGTGCAAGCGGTGTTCTCGGTAATCCTGGCGATGTCTGGGTCTTTCGATCAGCTGACGGACTATGTGGTTTTTGCTTCGTGGATTTTCTATGCTTTGGTGACGGCTTCTGTTTTCAAATTCAGAAAAACAATGCCTGATGCTCCCCGCTCTTACAAAACTTGGGGATATCCCGTGGTGCCAGTGGTGTTCTTGATATTGGCTGTGCTGTTATTGATTAACACGCTTTGGACAAGCCCTCAGGAAAGCATGTGGGGCTTGGTGATCATCATGGCCGGCGCTCCGGTTTACTATATCCAAAAAAAATACTTCACGGTGCTCCCCCAAAGAGCGACTGAGTAA